CGGGAGGAATGATCATCTCCATGTTGTCCTTTGGAAAAAATGAAGGGATAGATGCAAAGTCCGGGTCTCTCTGGAGGTTAATATCTTCAGACTGGGCGCTAAAGACATCCAGTCCGGTGATCTTCTTAAATTCATCAAAGCTCTCTTTGTGACAGATGGTGGCAGAGGTAAAAACGATCGCATCTCTTCTTTGAAAGACATGCTGCCTTATAAGTTCAGCAACATCAACCGCCTGAGCATATAGTGACCAGTGCTTCATGTAGAACTGAAAGGCAATGACGCTGTTTTTAAGGTCCATGGCGCCAAGAAACAGCTTCATTGATTCAACGGCATCTTCCAGCATCTCTTTTGTGATCAGCAGGCGCTGAACGGTTTTGGGGTGGATACGCAGCGTGGTATATACTTCCTTACTTTCCAGAAATTCCAAGCCTTGAATGACCTCGTTCGTCAGCTTCCGCAATACCTCTACGTTGTTTGAGACGTTTCCATCCATGTAAGATTCGTGCTGGCATTTAAGCTCTGCGGTTTCTCCTGTTTCAACAAGGGGATGGATCATCTTGAGGAGAGAGAAGATATTTATTATTTCCCGATATGAGCCGGTGATTGCAAGTATGGTTTTCCTTACGGTGTTCTCGTACTCACCCGAGATATGCCTGATGTGCTTGTTCAGAACAGACTCTATGTAAGACAACATGTCGTTGATATCACGTGAGCTTACCTCAATGGCAAAGGATTCTCTTATGGCATGCTCGAAGTGGTTCGCCTCATCGATGATGAAATTTGTGAACAGTCCTGACAGTTGGGAATCTCTCTCTAAAAGGGCAAGTTTGAAATGGTTCGTGATGATAAGGCGTGATGACGCTGCCTCTGATGTGACGATCTGGGCGGGGCATCTTGTATGCCTCACATCACAGCCTATCTTTGAAGAGGTTTCTCTCTGCATCTGGCGAAAGCCGAAACCTTCTTCCAGGTAATATTTTACTTTGTCCCCCAGGGTATCCCCGTCCACTTCACGGAAATTGTAGACAAGGATAAGCATGTAGAGCCACGAAAGGAGTCCTTTACCACGTAAATCTTCATCATAAAGGTGCGCCAACTTCTCGGTGCAGATATAATTCGATTTTCCTTTCAGTAATGCCACAGGAATATCCTGATAGAGCATGTTTATGCCTTGTACAAGTTCAAGCTCTCCGAGAAAAACCTGGCGCTGGAGGTTTTTTGTGTAGGTTGAGATTGCAACCCTGAGATGAGGGTTGCGGTGCAGAAACTCCATCACCGGCAGGAGATATCCCAGGGTCTTCCCGGTTCCTGTGCCTGCTTCTATTGTCAAGATCGTGCCGGTATTCAAAGCCCTGGTAATACTTCTTGAATATTCTGCCTGTGACGGCCTGTATGCGAAACCCTTTACCGTTTTCCCAAGCTCTCTGTAAATATTCTCACAGTGATCTTCCGGTGTCTTTTTGAAAGGCTGCGATAAATCTTTACCGGAAGATGATGAAGCATATCTTTCTGACCGTTCCAGGAATGCTTCCCATTGATTGGTATCAGGACTGGAGCACGGGGTGATCAATTCCCCGAAATATTCGGTATAATGTGATGCGATATGACAGAATGCCTCGCCGAATAAGGTGTTGCTTTTTTTCAGAAAGAAACGGACGGCTGCTGCATGGGAATATTCTCTGTCATTGAGCTGAACCCTGCATATATGCTTTACAAGGTCAATGGACAGGCTAACCATCTCAGGAGCGGAGAAGCTTATCCTGTCCCGTTGTTTTTGGAACATATACTCCCATAGGCTTTTCGGTGTGTGTGATTCTCGATGAGGAAGGAAGAATTCTGATGCAAAGCTCAGATCAATAAAGCGGATATCGCCGGTAAGCTCCAGCAGGTCATCTATATTGTCATGATTGTTAAGATAAAAGATAAATTGCTGTCCTTTAAGAAATTCTCTGAGGCCTTCAATAACCTTATCTTTAGGCAGCGCTTTCTGGAGGACATCCTTTGTGATGCCGGAGTAATAGCGCTCTCTTTCAGAAGATTTTGTATAGCGTACATGGGAATTGAAGTCTTTTCCGGGGTTTTCTCTGTCTATGATTGATGCGGCAACGGAGTAGATACGGTTTCCATTGTCTTCCCACCTGCCGGAATAAGCATAGACAAAAGCAAGCGGACCTATGGGTTCACGAAAAGCGTTCAACATGGGTGTCAGTTATTTTACATCTAAAATTATTTTTTTTAACGCTGCTTTTTATTCTGTAATCTTATACAGTAATGTATCTTTTATCAATACCTCGTAGCCAGCTTCTCGTGCAGCCTGTCCCGGAACTTGACGTACCGGGGACTCATCAAAGAACTTTTCCTGCCACTGTCTTGCGCAACATAGCCGTCAGGAACCAACTCGCCGTTAAGGCAACGGAGAAGGTGATCAGGAATTTGAGAGCTGCCGGCAATGACTTCGTGAGCAGGTAGAATTGAATCCAAGTCACAAAGCCGTAGTGAAAGATATAGATGCCGTACGCGTTCTCTGTGAAGTTGTCCGCCAGAGGCCGGGCAGTTCGAAAGAAAGAACGGGCCATACCCAATGCGGCAAGGCCTGTAAAGGTGCAACAGAAAGAATAGACTGTCGCCAGGATGACATTTGCCACCCATACCGGTGTGTTCACAAAACATGCCCCACTCAATTCCAGCAGACCGTGTACCACATAGGTTAAACCTCCCAAGACAAGCCAAAGCGGCCACGGCCTCAGATTGTGACGTGACAATGAGAGCTCCAGGTTTGCACCTCCGAGCGCGACGCCCAGCAGGAACCAAGCGAAATATAATAAGAGTTTCCAGGTCTGAAAAACCAACGGTCCCGCCAACCGGGACCAGGCGGTGGGCAAAATGAACAGGCGCAGGGGAACGGTTGTCAGCAGGCTCACTGTAAGGAACATGACAACCAGACTCCGAGCCGATGCGGCAGACCAGGACAATTTCTTCATGAGATTCGGAATCAATTGATAGGCGACAGCGACAACACCACAGAAGGCAAGCAAAACCCAGATGAACCAGGCCGGCCCCCCTGACCAGTCGCCGGCGGTGAAGAAACGACGCAAAAAGCCACCCTGGTTGACTGCGTCACTTGAGAGCCAGGATGGGTAGTACGCCAGCGGACTGAGCAACGTAACAGCGATGACGAATGGGATTCCAAGGCGTTTTGTCCGGTCGGCCAAAAAGTGACCGACCCCCTTCCGCTCAATGGACGGTGCAACGAATAGGCCGGATACGAGGAACATGAGGGACATGAAGAACATATCATTCCATCCCACAAGCCAGTCGAGGGGCATCCAGCGGATCGTATCGACGACCGGTGCGGTGGATTTCATGTAATGCCCCGGGTCGTAATGACTGAAAGTGTTGTATGCCAGTGCAGCGTGATGTGCGACTACCAACACAATTACGCTGCTCCGCAAGTAGTCGATGGCAATATCACGCTTCAAATGGTTCCTCCAAGCTTGAAGAGGATATATAACATCCTATATTCCTCCCTTGCCTTTGTGATTCATCGTTCTTCCTCTTTGAGAAACAATTGATGGTATTCAGGCTCAGTCAGATATCTTTTCAGCATTTTACTTGTAATCTCAAATACCTCGGTTAAATCGTCATCGGTCATCCGTTTCAGAACTGTTTTCATCAACTGGTCATCCGAAAATTTCTGTAGGTACAGTTGCACTGTATTCTCATTGGATTGCCTGTCCAGACCATACCCCGAAAAACCGTCAAACGTTTCTACAAAACTATGGGAGTGCTTTGCCATAACGACACCCTATTTCCTATTTATTCTTTAATTTAATGAAATAAATTTTATTTTCACATTATTACCTCGTGTATCAAATGGTTTTTAACCGTTCATTTTCTTCACCATTTCCCGGCAATCGTCCACAAACCTGTCAAAATCAGAGCGGTTACACCATGCCGGTGTGCCGAACCGGAACGGGATATCCCCTGGATCCGGTTTGTTTGTTACGGGATCGCGGTTCGGGATACACCCATCGAAAAACGCCGCGGCATCAGGATCGGGCTCACGGGTAAGTCCCCTTCGTCCAAGCCCGCCGCAGCCAATGTGGTATCCGCACTCCTTGAACACAAGCGACTGGAATTTCTCGGAGAACTTCAAATTACGACGGTGTTCGGGTTTGGGAAAAGGATTGAACGCAATGATACCGGACTTCAGTTCAGGATCCCGGCATGGTTGAAGAATGGATTGTTCCCCAAAGGTGGCAATAAGCTTTTGGCGTGTATAGTCGGCCAGCGCCAGGATATAGTTCTGTATGCGCTCCCGACCGATACGGTCCCACATCGCACAGGACTCACCCAGGGCACGCCAGTCGGCAGACTCCGGAAATCCGTAAAAGCTCAAAGCCGCTCCAATGTTAAAATCGGCGGGACGGGATCCATCTGTGGGCGCATCGAGATCACCTGAGCGCACAAGATTGAAACGAGGGAGCGGAGTGGAATTAGATGGCAACAGCGCGTTGCGCACATAAAGAATGCCGGTTCCACCAGGCCCGCACTGCCACTTGTGGCCCGATATACCCCAAAAGTCGATGCCGATCTCATCGAGACGGGGATCAAACATGCCGCCATAATGCGCCCCATCTACGATGGTGATAACACCATTCTGCTGCGCCAGATGGGCCAGGCGACGGGCCGGAAGAGCTACACCGCTCGGTTGGGTCGGGCACGAAAAAAACATCGCTTTGGTCTTGCCACGCCTGATACAGCGCCTGGCTGAATTGACAATTTCCTCAGCTTCAGTGTCAGGCCGTAAGGGAACTCCAAACTGGCGGATAGTCACACCGAAACGACCGGCTACACGTCTAACTGTAGCAACGCAGTTCGGGTATTCCAACGTGGAACAAAGGATCTCATCCCCCCGCTGCCAGTC
This window of the Pseudomonadota bacterium genome carries:
- a CDS encoding acyltransferase family protein: MKRDIAIDYLRSSVIVLVVAHHAALAYNTFSHYDPGHYMKSTAPVVDTIRWMPLDWLVGWNDMFFMSLMFLVSGLFVAPSIERKGVGHFLADRTKRLGIPFVIAVTLLSPLAYYPSWLSSDAVNQGGFLRRFFTAGDWSGGPAWFIWVLLAFCGVVAVAYQLIPNLMKKLSWSAASARSLVVMFLTVSLLTTVPLRLFILPTAWSRLAGPLVFQTWKLLLYFAWFLLGVALGGANLELSLSRHNLRPWPLWLVLGGLTYVVHGLLELSGACFVNTPVWVANVILATVYSFCCTFTGLAALGMARSFFRTARPLADNFTENAYGIYIFHYGFVTWIQFYLLTKSLPAALKFLITFSVALTASWFLTAMLRKTVAGKVL
- a CDS encoding cytoplasmic protein, which translates into the protein MAKHSHSFVETFDGFSGYGLDRQSNENTVQLYLQKFSDDQLMKTVLKRMTDDDLTEVFEITSKMLKRYLTEPEYHQLFLKEEER
- a CDS encoding aminotransferase class V-fold PLP-dependent enzyme, which codes for MSDVYWRRLINRRGFLTLLGAGTLAISVPNLNLRAEGNITLPESVSGPGGGTILDREEPFFAEFAKRFTISDEHKYLVASQKGSMPISVMKQFKEGLDQIARDPFPVYLEPSEVTRAKIAKGYGARVDEIAIARNTTDAISQILSGIDWQRGDEILCSTLEYPNCVATVRRVAGRFGVTIRQFGVPLRPDTEAEEIVNSARRCIRRGKTKAMFFSCPTQPSGVALPARRLAHLAQQNGVITIVDGAHYGGMFDPRLDEIGIDFWGISGHKWQCGPGGTGILYVRNALLPSNSTPLPRFNLVRSGDLDAPTDGSRPADFNIGAALSFYGFPESADWRALGESCAMWDRIGRERIQNYILALADYTRQKLIATFGEQSILQPCRDPELKSGIIAFNPFPKPEHRRNLKFSEKFQSLVFKECGYHIGCGGLGRRGLTREPDPDAAAFFDGCIPNRDPVTNKPDPGDIPFRFGTPAWCNRSDFDRFVDDCREMVKKMNG